A region of the Raphanus sativus cultivar WK10039 unplaced genomic scaffold, ASM80110v3 Scaffold1340, whole genome shotgun sequence genome:
TCATGTTTTGGGGATGTTGGGTGATTAACCTTTATCTCTGGGAACCATTTATTTTTCTGTTCTTTGtgttgattttttgtttgtttgtttcttttagaAATGGaatgaataaaacataaaagaacaTTTGTAGAAATTGTAAAACTCCAtttatgacttttttttttggacgaCAAAACTCCATTTATGACTCTTTTACCATTTATGGAATGTGAAGTCAAATATCATATGTACCATGGTCCAAATCCAATGCCATTTTAGTACTGAAAATGACGCCTAGTGTAACTTGGATATATGTTGATCTTCTTGCAGGACCTGAACAACACTATTTTCCAGAATGCAATCAGAGGTAAGTAATCACATCACGTTTCTGATAATGTCCaaaatttgacatttttcaatttaaaaaaaaaaaaacagaattcgCTCCACTGAAAATAAGAATAGGAGGAACACTACAAGACTTGGTGGTATATGAGACAGCACATCCGAAACAGCCTTGTCTTCCTTTCACCCAAAACACTTCCCTTCTCTTTGGCTACACACAAGGATGTCTGTCTAGGCACCGATGGAACCAGCTTAATGACTTCTTTACCAAAACCGGGTAACCTTTaaattctcttctttttttctttcaactATCTCTCTTACATTCTTGTGTGGTTTGGATCAGAGCTAAAGTCATCTTCGGGCTGAATGCACTCTCTGGGCGGAGCATACAACCCAATGGTGAAGCCGTAGGTGCCTGGGACTACACCAATGCTGAATCATTCATCCGATATATAGTACAGAACAACCACACGGTCGATGGTTGGGAGCTCGGTAAGTCACCTGACATGACAATATGTATAATAATAAGCAAGAGATCAAATCTCTTTACATCactaagctttttttttttttttaattatctataGGCAATGAGCTGTGTGGAAGTGGTGTTGGTACAAGAATTGCAGCACGTCAGTACGCTGCGGACACCATAGCTCTTCGAAACATTGTGAACCGGGTTTATAAGGATGTGAGTCCCATGCCACTTGTGATAGGCCCTGGTGGTTTCTTCGATGCTGCTTGGTTCACGGAATATTTGAACAAAACTGGAGATTGTCTCAATGCCACCACTCATCACATCTACGATCTCGGTTCAGGTAAAGGCTTCACGTCATATCAAGCAGCTTCTTCATTTCCCTTATTATCACATCTaaatggaagaaaaaaaaaactacaatttCGATGGATTAGGAATGGACCAGCATCTGATAGAAAAGATTCTAAACCCTTCGTACCTGGACCAAGAAGGAACGTTCCGCAGACTAAAGAACATAATCAACAAATCCTCAACAAAGGCTGTGGCGTGGGTTGGTGAGGCTGGTGGCGCCTACAACAGCGGGCGTAATCGTGTCTCTAATGCTTTCGTTTATAGTTTCTGGTAAGAAAAGGACACCTTACCAGCAGAATATAAACTTGACTTTTACtcaaaaatgatattatattgCACGATGGTAGGTACCTGGACCAACTTGGTATGTCATCAGTTTATGATACGAAAACATATTGTAGACAGTCTCTAATCGGAGGAAACTATGGCCTGCTAAATACTACTAATTTCACTCCCAACCCTGACTATTACAggtataactaatatataagatgAAACTTGGCCCTGTCACTAGAATAAATTTCATCCTAACTACTTGTCAAATTACAGTGCTCTGATCTGGCGACGACTTATGGGAAGAAAGGTACTGTTCACAAGCTTTTCCGGAACAAAGAAGATACGTTCATACACCCATTGTGCAAGACAATCGGTAAGTCAGGAGtttttgatatatatgtaactcgaaaaaacatattatttcttCTGATGGGTAACAATAAAGTTTTCATGATGCAGAAAGGGATCACAGTTTTACTGATGAACCTTGACAACACTACAACAGTTATGGCGAACGTAAAGCTAAATAACACTTTCAGTCTAAGACACAGGAAAATAGTAGCGACTTCCCAGCTACCTTGGGTTTCTAATGGTGAAACCCAAAGAGAAGAGTACCATTTGACAGCAAAGGATGGAGATTTACACAGCCGGACTATGCTACTCAACGGTAATGCACTGCAGGTTAATTCGGCAGGTGACATACCTCCACTGGAACCGATACATGTAAACTCAGCAGAGCCAATAACAATAGCTCCACACTCCATTGTGTTTGTGCATATACCGAACGTTGTTGTGCCTGCATGTGCTTAGGGAGCTGCTGCATGTTGGACTTTTAAGACAGCTCCATTCAAATATTTGAttagaaaagataaaaaaaatgtacCTATCTTTCATAATAAACTTTATAGACCAAATAAATGCAATGAAATAATTTCCAAACCCTTCTCTTTctttgagaaaaatataatttctaacTATACTAATTGCATTTTGATGTACACTTGCTTGAATACATTAAGCTTAAACTTCTGAGCACATCACTGGCTCTACAACTCTTACAGGCAAAGTATATATGTTTTAGCCAGTTTATATGTTATTAGAATATTAAATTTCATGGATGAATAAGCACAAACAATATTATTAAGTAATCAAGATCGGGTAGAAAAAGGGTAAAGAGTTGGACGAATATCTTCGCCTCTACTTTAGTAAGCAAATCAACTGGCAATCCAGTCAACCACAACACTCTTGATATAATGCTTCTTCAGCTTTCTCCGTCTAATATTCTTTCCCCTGCATTTTTGTTTTCACTTAGCTCTGTTTCTATGCATGTTACTTAAAGCTTTAGTTAAAGGTGAAATAGCAAACTCACCAGTACTGGTTGTATAACACAAACTCATCTGTTGCTACTTTCTTCCCATCATCATTGCGGTTCCAGTGGTATATCGCATGTGTTCGGTTTTTTATGTCCAAAGTGGAGTGGCCATAGCTAGCTTCTCGGAATGCAGAATAATCTGGCTGTGGTTCCCTAAACCTGCAACCAAAAGAGCATCAGCGGCTCAAGTCTTAGTCTTAGCTCTAGGTTTACTGTATCTAGATTTGTTCATGTCACTCACCTTCCCGCAAGACCTTCTTGATTTCCTCCGTCTCCAACTGTGATATAAACAGGAGCTGAGGTATCTGGAACCGGGAAACGATCTCCACTTGACACATTATACCGCACATTTGATACTCGGTACTGATGATAGAACAAAGATTTTACAATGAagcatataattaaaaaaaaaaatctatggaGAGTAGATGTTAAATGATAGCAAGTACCGATCTCTCGTAGGCATGAACATGTCCAGCAAAGATAACATCGACTCTGTATTCGACAAACCAATCCTCAAAAGCTGCTCGCATGCTTTCACCCTCCTTGAAGTGTGCTTCGTTACTGTTGTATATAGGGGCATGCATCAGAACAATTAGCCAAGGAGTTTTCTCCCTGTCAACTCTTTTGAACTCTTCATCAAGCCATCTCCACTGCGGTGTATACTTCACTGTAACAACACATCAGAAACACAAGTGTCTACTCACTCACCTTTTTCATTTGTAAGACAGAGAGCGTTAGAAGCAGAGGATGATGTTATTTACCAAAAGGAGAATAACTGGAGAGGACAATGATATGAGCGGAGGCACGCCTAACAGCATACCACAGAGGATCACTGCTTTTTGAAGCCAAGTATGGGGTAGTGTAACGCTCAAGGTAATTCTTGAAAGGTGTCACTTCCccctgtaaaaaaaaaaaagacagaagaGCCAAAAACCTGAGTAGAGTGACAAGTTACAACACTAAGATGACTctcaagatatatatatatattaaccatGTATGGCATGTAATCGATCTCGTGATTGCCAGCAGACCAAAGCCAGGGTTGATAAGCGGTACTTCGCTCCACAAAACGGCCCCAAGTATCCCATCTGATACCAACGTCGTTATACTGATACCTGTCAGCGTAAGAGAGATCTCCAAGGAATAACACAGCTTGAGCTCCACTCCTCATGTAGTGTTCCAGCGTGGACAAGGAGTTGAACGTTTGGCCCAGGTCGCCTACAAAATGAATCTTATTATCAGAAATAGCAGCGGTAGAAAGCAGAAGATCCATTTGAGAGAGTGACATACCTATGATACCAAACTTGTAAGAAGCATCTGGATGTAAATGTGGTGGTGTCACAAACCAAAACTCCCTAGAAGATTCACCACTTTCGATCTTGTAATAGTACTTTGTATCATACTAATTGTTCCACCACAGACAAAAaggtatatattaataaattggCATTTGAGTGTAGTTATATATAACTAACTGAATCTTGTTCTTGTATCGTTAGTTACCTGGAGGCCAGAGACAAGGCAGTGATGGGTGTAGCCAGACTTGTAGTTGTAAAAAGTGTAGTTTGAGTGTGTGCCTTGAGCCACAAAGTCGTATTTGCCCTGAACGGTGCCGTAATGGACGGTGCTGGAGCCAGGCTCGTCAGGAGTCACCCAAGAGATGATAACTGCCTTTCCATCATAATCACCTTGTGTTATATGCACctgttttaattaattaaattaattaatcagCACATGTTTGTTAATTAGTTTCTCGATTCAAAATCATGAAAGCAACTGACTTGTTGTGGAGCGTTGTAGCCTTTAGGGACTTTGAAAACTGGGTGGTCGAGTGGAATATCAACGGCGGGCCATTCGGAGCGGACGTAGCTACTTGTGATCCCACCTTCTCCGTTTAAAACTAAGCTCAACAACACAGAGACTACTACCACCAGAAGATGATGAATCTTCATACTCGCTCTACCTGATCGCAAAATCAATTTACAATCAAAGAATCAATCAGAGAAGCACGTCTTCGCTCTATAGAGATCCGAAGATAAATGAGGAAGCGACGTGACTGAGACAAAGTCGAGGGGATTGATTGGGTACCACAAAAGTTTGAAGGAGAGATTTATCTCGATGAATGCATTTGATTGTTGTCCCACTCACATTTATCTATCTCCATCCACTATTCCACATACGTGGAGCTTTCTCATTGGCTTCTTTCTTTGATCTTGTCAGAAATGGATTGGATCTTAAGCATGATGCCGTAACATTTAACCAATGTTCACCAAGTTGAGATTATTATTCATTAGAGCATCTCGACACCAGATTTGGTTTcaaaattacatcaaatttggtgttttggtgTCAAAAAATTTTCCTTGTCTCCAACCATGACACCAAATATTAcaccaaatataatattatgtattatttgatgttttctattctaataatttttatctattatttgaaattgataaataattgtttgatcacactttgatattatatttattaaatttttgtaattatatgtttataaatttatagcttttggtttaacaatattatatttatttatataaaatactatattaaaaattacaaaacactaattatgaaaaatacataacaaaacaatatatttattttaataaaattggtATTAGTTAGTAATGCAggtttaactatattataaaataataaaaattattttaaagttctgtgaatttaatagtattaaatataacttaaataaaaattataaacaatattttaaaataaaataaatgatattaatcatttagtgatttcttatttcaaaataaaataaaatataatttttttatgatattttatttttatagcataaaatgataataataacttagtgattttttacttgaaaataaaataaaaatattttaattgtgtaaacataatttaaaataatacaatattagttataaatttgaactgattaataatagtaattgaaacaaatttaaactaattaataataattgaatTATACTATtcaatgaaatataataaaatgtgtatataaaatatttggtgtaGAGTGAATAGTGTGGGATGGTGTCATTTTTAGTGTTCCTTTGGAGATGAAATTACACCAAACTTGGTGTTTTGGTGTCCCATTGGAGATGGTTTTAGAGTCAGTTTGGGCACTAGCCTAAGCATCCTTCTTAGGACTGGGAAGATAAACCGAATCCGAAAATTTGAACCGAACCCaatccgataaaaatgaatccgaaccaaTCCGAACACGACATAAATACCAAATGGACtttgttttatggtattttaGGTTATGGGTATTATCCTAACCTAATCCGtatctaaatggatatccgatagaactcaaaacattcaaaatctcaaaaaaaacttataccaaacatgatctcaattcataatatgtatccaaaatatactaatatattatttaacatctaaaataattatctattatATGAAAGTTGATGGTTGAAGATGACAGCTGAAGCTtgaaatttttagattttggttatgttttcattgaataatgtttttcatttcatgaaaatttgattttttttttcatttatttggttttctttctaTCAATAACTATATTTAcctttcgtttgattttgaatgatcacgtttaatgtttttttttgaatcgattttacttatgttttggtcaTAAAATAAGCACAAATCAATTACTTTAAAATTGAAGGAccgattttatttatgttttgattacaAAGTAGGTATAGATCAGATAAAAAATCGATCGGGACTCGAACCCAAAAGCATATCGGTTGTACCgcttctttgaagatttactaactcTGATCGAATCCGATAGTATCCGAACCGAATTTTCATATAACCCGAATGAGACTTattttgataaacccgaaaaaccgagaTTCGATTGGATAAAAGcgaaacccgattgggaccCCGAATGCGTATGCTTAATCCTTCCTCTTTTGAAGCAAATAAAGATATATCGAAGAAAAAGTCTTTTCCAGATGATATAAAATTAGAATGTAGGTATTTTATTTGGCACCTGCGATCCGATCCGGATCAGAATGTAGACTATTTATTTGAGATTCAATGTGATTAGATTATTATACTATTCCGCAGATCAGAATGTCCGGATCTAATCcacatatattttctaatatactCGTCTCATATTATCTATATTTTCACTTGCGTTTTTTAAAATGCATAATACCTTTTGTAAAAtgtaattaactaattttttaaaaaaaattataaacctgtCTGATTATTACTTTTTGCAGATAACTTTTTCTTTATGGAagttaaattttgggttttcaaaatataatatgtttaattTGGATTTCTTTGTTTTCAAGACTAAAATAAGTTAACATTTTggaatatatttaataatagttatGAATTTAATTAGTTAGTTCAAATATAAGATTATATAATAATCTATAAGATTTCATTCTAGTATAAACAGGAAAGATCTTGAATTAAAAATCCATTTAAAAGGTTAAAAAATTTCATGTATGGTGTGATGTATTCTGTTAATAATTAAGTAAGAACCATATCATCATTAATAAAGTATCTagaaatagttaaaaaaatttgagTTGCATAGATCGCTAGgctaaaattattttcttatgatGTATTATGTTTTAGTAAGAtagatattaatataataaatagaaaaaaataaaacatcattatATTAATAAcgtatttatttaaatgaaaataataatgtgcataattttttgtttactttcACATAATATTTTAGGATAACAAAATCATATGTAGACACCTAACTATCAAATGCGTACAACATTCGAGCCATTATCCACAATGAAACCCTCcaacaatataaatatagacTCTCTTAAGAACTCTGACAAACCCTTGAAAATTTTCTATGATTTCAGTCTTCACTAATatggattattttatttgttttagtgAATTTATGAACATATGAATGATCATCAGTTGTTTGCATATTTTGGTATGTATGGAAAGGTAAGAATAACaatttgtttggtttgtttgtcaaaaaaaaaaacaatttgtttgGTAATATCAACTGAGTCCTCAGTATACAGTTATACACCTTTTTTTACAGTTATACACTTGCATTAGCTGAAACAAAATTGTTACTGGGGGGACGTACAGATTGCGTTACGATTAGGCTCTGAAATAAAATGAAGTACAAATTGCACAAAACTGCGGTGGGGTCACACAACTAAATATACTGGGGGCACGTAAAGACACCTAAATCTAGATATGGACATTCGGGATCCCAATCGGGATTCGGTTTTAACTAATTGGGTCTTAGTTTTTCgagtttatcaaaatcagtttCTTCGGGTTATATGAAAGTTTGGTTTGGGACCAGTTCGGATACTATCGGGTTTGGGTCGGaattagtaaatcttcaaagaaccggtacaatCTGATATACTTTCAGATTCGAGTCTCAATCGGTTCTTCAGTTTAAAAGTACCTGATCTATACCTACTTtgtaatcaaaacataaataaaattggttCTTCGGTTTTAAAGTACTTGATTTGTATCTATTTTATGACCAAAACACAAGTAAAATcgattcaaaaataagaaagaaacattaaacatgatcattcaaaatcaaacgaaagataaatatagttattgatagaaaaacaaaccaaataaataaaagcataaaacaaaaactaaattttcataaaatgaaaaacattacTCAAtgtaaacaaaatcaaaatctaaaaattttaaGCCTCAGCTGTCACCTTCAACCATCAACTTTCATgtaatagataattattttaggTGTCCGATAATATATTAGtgtattttggatatatattacGAATTGAGATCGTGTTTGGTATAAGTTCtttttgggatttttaatgtttcgagttctatcggatatccatttagatttGGATTCGGTTAGGATAATACCCATAATCCGAAATACCATAAAATAAGGTTCATTCAGTATTTATGTtgggttcggatcggtttggATTTCTTTTTATCGGATCAGATTCGGTTCAGATTTTTAGATTCGGTTTATTTACCCAGCCCCACCTAAATCTACGATCCGAAAAAAGGATATGGTATTATGTTGATGGCTCATGGAATAAGCATGGATTTTGGGGACAATGATGGTATAATACATTACAAAGTTTTGTGGGTTTGATAGGGTAATAAATACAAGGAGTTGTCTGTCACCCCTTTATTCATGTATGGACTATGGAATGCATGATAACTCCACGTGATATGagcaacatatttaaaaaaaattggtagagatggttaaaaaaatttggaacatttaaaattatacatgtGCCTCGAACTCAAAATGTAATCTTGCAAGTTAGCCGTCCTATGTTGTTCACAGAGACACTGAGATCATAGTTTAGTTGACAAAAGTCTTTATAGAGTCTGATCTATAATTTACTTTTCCTCTGATGGAAAGAacccaaaatatatattcttttgaaTAGATTTGAGGTTGTGTTTTTTGGAATATAACATCTGCAAACTTTAACTTTAAAGATCAGTAATCTCTTTTGGAAAGAATATTTAGAAACGCCCAAGTTTTTTCCCTTCTCTTTACTTCTATTTGTTGCatctttaatttataaataacagATGCTAGCTATGGATTATAATTTAAGGTTTGGCATCAGCAATGATGCAAACGGAAGAAAGAAAATTTAGCTGTAGTCAAATAACAGTTAGAAAGACTATAAAAAGGTATTACTGTATCCAAAGCAACACATAACCACAAAGCATAACACAGTTTATTACTTTATACACTAAAATTGAGTAAGAAAAGGGAGAGAGAAATCCTTACCGGATCTTCTTGCGGTTCCAAATAAAATCTATGAAGAAAGATGCAAACCTCTGTACAAATGTAATGACAAGAAGCAGGCCAAACACAAGATTATCAATCATCCTTGCAAGTAGCCTTGTTATGTCCTACTCCTCCACACTTTGTACAGCACACGGATCGTCCTCTTTTCCtgtctttgattctcttgtcCACTCCCTGAACCCGTGAGAACAAAGGCGGAAGGActtgttcttcctcttccttgCTGCTCCCTTCGTTCTCCACTAAAGCCAAGTCGATCGCAACTGGTCCCAGAGCTTCTGAATACGTTGAATGGTAACTCTCAACTGTAAAGAAACTTGAACAgtattcatatatatttctGCCTTTGGTGTTTAGGACAGCAATCGCATGCTGGCAAGGAAGACCAGTGGGCTTCCACCCGAAGCAGCTGCAAGTTTGGTTACTGATGTCCACGAGCTGAACAGACCCATCATGAACCTCGAAAAGAGTGTCGGAGCAAAAGAAAACTTTTAGCGTGCTTGCTTTCTTGCATTCTTCCACTAGACTCTCCTCCTTAGATGGCACAAGGTGGCTGAACCACTCTCTTGACTTCTCCTGGCTACTGTTTACCAACTCCACGACTTTACTCACAAATGCCACCAGCTTCAGCACGATGGAACTCTCCTGAATTTCTTCAATCCATTTC
Encoded here:
- the LOC108822216 gene encoding heparanase-like protein 3; its protein translation is MGCRQIISVIVLFLWVFRFSDKTAISSAVEVKGTVFVYGEEAVGTVDEDFICATLDWWPSQKCDYGTCAWNHASILNLDLNNTIFQNAIREFAPLKIRIGGTLQDLVVYETAHPKQPCLPFTQNTSLLFGYTQGCLSRHRWNQLNDFFTKTGAKVIFGLNALSGRSIQPNGEAVGAWDYTNAESFIRYIVQNNHTVDGWELGNELCGSGVGTRIAARQYAADTIALRNIVNRVYKDVSPMPLVIGPGGFFDAAWFTEYLNKTGDCLNATTHHIYDLGSGMDQHLIEKILNPSYLDQEGTFRRLKNIINKSSTKAVAWVGEAGGAYNSGRNRVSNAFVYSFWYLDQLGMSSVYDTKTYCRQSLIGGNYGLLNTTNFTPNPDYYSALIWRRLMGRKVLFTSFSGTKKIRSYTHCARQSKGITVLLMNLDNTTTVMANVKLNNTFSLRHRKIVATSQLPWVSNGETQREEYHLTAKDGDLHSRTMLLNGNALQVNSAGDIPPLEPIHVNSAEPITIAPHSIVFVHIPNVVVPACA
- the LOC130504067 gene encoding bifunctional purple acid phosphatase 26; translation: MKIHHLLVVVVSVLLSLVLNGEGGITSSYVRSEWPAVDIPLDHPVFKVPKGYNAPQQVHITQGDYDGKAVIISWVTPDEPGSSTVHYGTVQGKYDFVAQGTHSNYTFYNYKSGYTHHCLVSGLQYDTKYYYKIESGESSREFWFVTPPHLHPDASYKFGIIGDLGQTFNSLSTLEHYMRSGAQAVLFLGDLSYADRYQYNDVGIRWDTWGRFVERSTAYQPWLWSAGNHEIDYMPYMGEVTPFKNYLERYTTPYLASKSSDPLWYAVRRASAHIIVLSSYSPFVKYTPQWRWLDEEFKRVDREKTPWLIVLMHAPIYNSNEAHFKEGESMRAAFEDWFVEYRVDVIFAGHVHAYERSYRVSNVRYNVSSGDRFPVPDTSAPVYITVGDGGNQEGLAGRFREPQPDYSAFREASYGHSTLDIKNRTHAIYHWNRNDDGKKVATDEFVLYNQYWGKNIRRRKLKKHYIKSVVVDWIAS